One region of Ornithorhynchus anatinus isolate Pmale09 chromosome X5, mOrnAna1.pri.v4, whole genome shotgun sequence genomic DNA includes:
- the MRPS18B gene encoding LOW QUALITY PROTEIN: 28S ribosomal protein S18b, mitochondrial (The sequence of the model RefSeq protein was modified relative to this genomic sequence to represent the inferred CDS: deleted 2 bases in 1 codon) — protein MKHRLPPRALSTEAPAKKEASPSTECISPFKDAPWEYLETEEYLARYGSRPVWANYRRNHKGGIPPQRTRKTCIRGDKVAGNPCPICRDQKLHVDYRNVKLLEQFICEHTGVIFHAPHTGVCMKQHKKLTQAIKQARDHGLLPFHVPVADLRDTDFSNQHGAVTRTPPGPALGGGTPWYPWYAWHHPSDKEVARMRRLYRGHLREESGPPPERMPQVPQSAAAPVVGDEEPRSAGAQ, from the exons atgaagcacag GCTGCCCCCCCGGGCCCTCTCTACCGAAGCCCCCGCTAAGAAAGAAGCCTCCCCCAGCACTGAATGCATTTCTCCATTCAAGGATGCCCCTTGGGAGTATCTGGAGACAGAAG agtACCTGGCCCGCTACGGTTCCCGCCCTGTCTGGGCCAACTACCGCCGCAATCACAAGGGCGGGATCCCGCCACAGCGCACCCGCAAGACGTGCATC CGCGGGGACAAAGTTGCCGGGAACCCCTGCCCTATCTGCCGGGACCAGAAACTGCATGTGGACTACAGG AACGTGAAGCTCCTGGAGCAGTTTATCTGTGAGCACACGGGAGTCATCTTCCATGCCCCCCACACAG GGGTCTGCATGAAGCAGCACAAGAAGCTGACCCAGGCCATCAAGCAGGCGAGGGACCACG gCCTCCTGCCCTTCCACGTCCCGGTGGCCGACCTGCGGGACACGGACTTCAGCAACCAGCACGGAGCCGTGACACGCACTCCCCCGGGGCCGGCGCTGGGCGGC GGCACCCCCTGGTACCCCTGGTACGCCTGGCACCATCCGTCCGACAAAGAGGTGGCCCGGATGCGCCGGCTGTACCGCGGCCATCTGCGGGAGGAGAGCGGACCTCCGCCCGAGAGGATGCCCCAGGTCCCCCAGTCCGCTGCCGCCCCCGTCGTGGGGGACGAGGAACCCAGGAGCGCAGGAGCCCAGTAG